The Eleginops maclovinus isolate JMC-PN-2008 ecotype Puerto Natales chromosome 10, JC_Emac_rtc_rv5, whole genome shotgun sequence nucleotide sequence tttaaacacaacacattcaATGTTAAACTATGAACAGGTTTAtagggtaaaagaaaaaaatatgggagaacaaacaaacatttagctCTGGAAAAAGATCCACTCCTTGTTCATCAAGATCTACATTAAAGGAGGAGTCCAAAGAAAGAATAACCTCCTGgagaactttttttaaaactgataCATAAGGTTCAGCCCCCTCCAGACCCCAACATTTTTTGTATAGTCCCTTCATTAAGAAAACATTCTCAGATTGTAATAAAGGAATCCAGACTCAAGCTGTGTCTGATGCCGATTTTTGGGAGGTACCAGCCTCAGCTCTACAGAAGTCAATGGAGTGACTGTGTACAAGCAGTAAAACCATTCTTTCCCTTCTCACAGAGGGATGTTAAATTTAGACTTCTGCTGCCACCGAAGCCAAGCTACCTTTGATTTCTCAAACTGAGGCCGCTGGTAAAGAGAAAAGAATATATGGCTGCTTCGCATCATCACAAGAAAAATTTGGGAGAGGGCCGAGGAAACGAAAGAGCTACAGAGCGAGCGTTGCTAAGATTTCAGTTTAACATGATCGTTTGAAATGTGACAGGCAAACTTCAGTGCCCGAAAGACATTTGTCTCATCTTTTCACCTCGTCAGGATGAAGCAGGTTGTACGGTTTCACTGAGATTGGAGCATGCAGCGGTGCagcattttaacacatttacgTTTGGGAGTCTTTCaagaatacaaaacattttgacGATATGCAAAATGTACAGAGGCACTTTCTTTGTAGTTTGTTTTCTCAATCATTATCAGTCAACCATTTGTTCATTTCTCACCTGGTAAATTCTGGCATTTAAATTCTACATTATTGCAAAATTAAGTTCTGATATagattcaatattttttttaccaacagaagaaaaaggcaaagctgATACAGAGTAAAAcagacagttaaaaaaaaacaggatttatCAATATGACACCGTCATGAAATGAACTGCAATGTCATATTTTAGTTGCAAAAGTAAAACATCGATTATATCAATGAATATTGTGTAGATCTAGTTATTTTTCTGATGAATGCCTTTCTCAGAAATCTCTTTACCCTAAATGAGGAAGAACAAAAGAGAGGAAGATTTTCGGTGCAATAATAGACATCATCCTTAGTCAGATTCCAGCTTATAAATCACAAGTGTGTCGGCTCCTCTCTTCCACAGACATAAAACCAACCACAGTGACTTTGTACAACATAGGACACACATCACCTCCCTATAACAAACTACCGCTTTATTTCTCTGGGTGATGATTCCTGGAAGATTTAAACTGGCCAATTTCTCATTGAATTATTCAATTAAGATGGTAACTTTCCAAATGTATTTCCCCTTAAGTGTTCAGCTGGTTTAGTGTTGTACCTTCATATGTCTTTAAAACATTCGAGTACATtttactctttttctttcctcctattatgttgcattttgttttaaccACTATCATTGAATATCTGTAATTATAGAACAATAAGGCTccacttttaatttcaccaaTTAACAGAGCAAACTCTTCACATCAtcttaaataattgtaataattcataagaaataaaagcagattACATTAAGTTCCTTGACAACACATCCCATGCAAATGTATGTGAAGCATTAAGGGGAGATAATGTTGATACTTCTATTTCAGATACAACTCCCTGTAGGAGAGGCCTTCCCCTCTGCACTCacccagtgtgtgtgctgtccgCAGCAGCAAGAAGATCACGGCGCTCTGAAGAAGTGGTCGTCCCATCATAGTGGACCTGGAGGGGGAAATGTTTTAGACCCAGCAGGAGAATAGGGAACGTGAAGCAGATGATCTGAAGTGGGCAACGTACGTGATTGTGAGGGTCTCATATACACTCCGTCTGAGGCGCCCCTCCTTCTGCTTATAGATGCTCCTGTTTCCCCAGATCCTCCCCCACTTGttgggagacacacacactaactaAATAATTGGGCACTTAAAGTACATTAACACTAAAGGGAGACATAGAGGAGCAAAGAGAGGGATGGATTGGACATTGACTGATGAATTCTGGACCGAGCATCACACGCCATGGATTAAAGGCAGACAGATCACTGTCAAAGTTGAAGTTGTTTATACAAACTATATAAAAACTTTCCAACTGCATACATCCTTACAGCAAAGGCCAAAGCTTCCTAATGTCGTGCAAAGCTGCAAGGCACAAATAAATGGGTTCCACCTGAAACAGAGTGcactgtttaatatttaaatggaCTGCTGTCTAGTCAAATATAGCATGTAAAGAATGACATAAGTCCCTCTCACATGAGAAAATCCAACAtcatacaataaaacaaacaaaaaaagtgtactTTTCACATGCTGTGCTAAACTCTAGACAtgaatcatttgaaatgttttgcagCAGTGACAGAACCCAACAACTCCTACATGCAATAGTCTGAAAAGGAAATCATTAAGTccaatatttgattaaaaaactgcaggaattttaaaacaaatactgtatatacactgtACAGAAAGCTCAACATGCATCCTGTCCTCAGTTTCATTCATGACTGGACTTTATGACAGAAATGACATCACTCCAAGTTGCAACAAAGTCGGTTAATAGAGGAATGATGGAAAGTGTGAGCGAGCTTCATCCTCAGCTCCCGCCTCTTTCAGTCCGTCGTGTCTCCATGGTcgcagccaacacacacacacacacacacacacacacacacacagtgagagtgGCCCCTTgtatatttaaagaaagaaaagcgagtaaaaagagaaagatatCTCACCGTTCACATAGATTCCTCACTCAAAGGCCAAATCCTCTTCTTATGGGGTCAAGGAGAGGTTAACGTCTCACCTCGCAGCCCACCCAGACCTCTCACATACTTGGCTTCTCAACAAAGTCACTCACCATCTCCGCTGCCACtgacatccatccatctaaCTTTCACCACCTGGTAACAAATGTGCCTTTCAAATCCTCCTCTGATCCCTCATAGTGTTATCAATTTAGGACGTATTTAAGTTACCATGGTGTTGAACATCAGGCATTCAATGGAGTTAAAGTAGGACGTCATGAAGCCCATATAATAGAATAAGAGTTAATGCTATAACACGGTGGATGTTTGAGTTGACATTGTTCAATTGGTGCTTGTAAAATTGAGATATTAgtcttaaaaaatacacaatccGCACTGCATGCATCCCCTCATCTATAAACtcatgatccccagaggatgaatccatCTTCCTTTAGCACCAGTTTAATGTaagaatatatttgtttttaccatTTCAGCACAAAGAGGGAAGCATCAATGGGAATATGTTGGCAAGGAATCGTTccaaagaaaatagttcctacgTTAAAATATTGACAAGGTCTGAGGAGTAACCATGTCATGATTTCTTAGAAAGCGACATTGCTTTTgagtttcaaatgtatttttggcaCCAGGCACCACGAGACATTTCCAACTCACAACAAATCAATCTAGAGTGAGTATTATAACTAGAGGTTAAGTGGggaaaaaatagattttttggGTGAGCCGTCCTTTTAACATCAGCATGCCAGCACCTTCATTGTGCACAaattagcatgctgatgttaacatttagctcaaagcaccacCGTGCCTCACAGAGCCGTTAACATTTCTGTGGACTGTTGAAAGATGCTCTGTTGGGAGCAGCTTTTAAAGGCATGTAGCTCCTGTGGGTGACAGCTGTGCAGAGTGGAAAATGCATGTTTGTACTAAACCGTTTGGAGGTGAAAAGGTCATAAAGCTTAAAAGCCCTGGGcaatttaaatatttacctacacatttttacagaacacacacaatcacattgATATATGTAGATCTCCTACAGTGACATTGTCTAGATCGTTtcctaaaaatataataaaaatgtacctcATAGTATTGATATCTATCCTGAACACACaacaaactatttaaaaacacagatgatGAACTGACATGCCAGATTGTATAGGTTAATGTAATAATTCATAGGGTTTGGTTCAAGCTGGTGGTCAGGATGTTAGTGTGTCGCTCGGTGTACCGGGAAAAAAACACAGGCTGTAGACCACAGTGCAACCACTGTTCGACAAGGATTCTCTGACTGCACACAGCCGTGTCTGCTATGCGTTTCCCTGCCCAGATGTGTGCAGCTGTTACAGGCAGGCTGGCCAATAATGCTCTGACTCAGTGTTTGGTGGGCAGCCGGTGGACTCTGCCAGCTGTTGGACTGTTTAACGCTGGTTGGAAATACAACTTCAATTCCAAACATTGTTCTATAGCTGTTGCAAATAACCAGACTGACAGCTGTGAGCACAGAGAGGTCTGAGCAGGAGCTGGgtaagagaaaacaaaaataataacagtgaGACGACGAACTGTAGGAACACAAAAGTACGATTCAATTGACCAACTActgtatgaaaatatatatttatttaacgCACGATTGCTTAGAGAGACTGTTAGTGTACAATTGGACTGGCAAAGTGCTCAGATTTCTGATTTTGGTTTATCACACATTACATAATGTGATGGTATACTCGTAAAGAAAAGACCAAAACTGTCTTTTTCTGCAGAGTAGGACGGGTAAAAAGCGCTTGTTCTTTTTCCTTTATATTGATATTGCATCATTACTACTGTGACAAGCAAGAAACACAACATGAGGCTCTTGTTTAAGGTTGATCTACAGTAGATGTTTTAATAAGATCCATTTATATTGATTCATTCTTCAAAGAAAAAATTATGATTTATAAAAGAATGGCAGCAAAGGAATTTTGGAAATAGATTTGGATCCCCTGCCAAGATGTTTCACTTGACCCCCCAACtaaaaaacacagcatttattaaagtattttctggttcaaaataattatttgcatAGTAACTTTTTAACTGTAATGTGTGCTGCTATTTATTTTGACCATACATGGCAAGACCGTTTAACCACCCTGGTCCCATATATCAGCCCATGCCAAGGCTATAAGGAAATATATCATGTCTGGCAACACTTTGGGATCTTATTATAGATTGGTCAGTgacaaaccaaaacacattaaatgagAAAGACATAACAGTGGTTCAATAGACAGAGAGGCCTCATGTAGTGCACATATCATTACAGTGTGTTCCTGCGCTGAAATAATGCACAAAGTAGCCTATCAGTGGTTTTAACCGCAATCAAATAACTCTCAATGTTTGGCTCCTGTCTGCTTTTGTACCACTGGTATTTATATTTCCCCCCCTCACCACAGTCACCTCCTGTAGTTATTTACTTTCGGTAAAACTGTCcttgtgtattttgtgaataATGTTTCTCAGTCACTATTTTGACGAGTCCAGCTCTGTATGGACAGCCCTGTAACGGGTCTAGAGTGACGTCATGTCCTGCTGCTGGTTTCTCCCTTCAGGAATGTCACATAGTGGCGTTTCAGAACAGAACTACGGCTTATTGGTTTAGTTAAACCTCAACTCCCTTcagcaaagacagaaaaagtatTCTTGATCACAGACTTTTATACTGAAATGTTATTGAAAAGTAAATTCACTGATAATGATTCAGTGATTGCCGGCATGGACGCTGCCTTCCTAAATCTGTAGTTATTCTCATGTTCACAGAATCATAACTGAATGTTTGGGCCATCACAGAGGCTAAAactatttcattttcttctgaCCTTATCAAAATGCTAGAACATGTGTGTAGGGTAAGTATTAAAGTTGTAACCATGTGCTATTTTCTGTAGGAGGCTTCTGAAATATTAGAgcatgtgggagagaaactccttcttgAGGGCACTTGcagatttcagcctttgcagaccatttacatgcacaacaacctatataaacacactaaaggaaagagaTTAAGCCCCAAATCATTATAGAACCCTTTCAAGTTATTTCCCTGAAGTATGAGTGAGTAGGCTACAGACCCGTTGCACCACTCAAACCAGACTCAATTAAAATCCAGTCTAGGACTTAGACGGTAGCTAGACGCTAGCTAGTGCGCTCAGAATTTTCTGCAGACTTGATAAAAATGTGGctcatttttaaagatatatttttttatttgtgttgcaaGTGCTCTACAAGGGTGCAATATAAATTATTACCGTTTCCAcattaatataatacataagaTTGACATCAAATACATCATATTTTGTATCACTACACATCTGGACACAATGCATTcctttttacaaaaaacaaaaaacaaaaatcaaaattGCATTGCTTATGTTGACGGATTATGCCATGACAACTCCCTTCATAgctattattataaatataataacgAACAAATAGGTTCAGCTGTACAATCTTAAATACTATACAGTCCTCAACCTGGTCACCAATATCTGATCAACACATTTATCTCAGTCCTAAATGTAACGAGGataagatacaaataaataaatcagctcAATCTGCTAGTTAATGTTACCAAATCAGTATATGGAAATCTCAAGCAAtttgttattaaaacaaaaggaaattcAGGTTTGCGAGTTCAGAATAACTTGCAATGCTGGAGACCAAAGAGAGGAAAGTAAAACGATCagataaaggaaataaaaagggaaacagaCGGTGTGCAAAACTGTGAACCGATaagggggaggagaaaaataaacattttgtacATTCTTTTGTGAATGATCACTGAGGAGTTTTTCAGCGTTTTGCTTCTCTTAAGTCTAGTGTTCATCACAACCTGGGCATTAGCTGAACGTCTCTTTAGCCTACATCCACCTTAAGATGCAAGAGCCAGGTATCCAGTAGCAGACctgaataaagatattttacaAATCATATTTTGGTCTACATTCAagaatatatattgtatttgttttccatgtgaaGATATGCTCCATTTGTATCAAAGCATGCAAAAAGGGACTTACTCCATGTTGCTTTTCAGCTGATGCACAGTGCGCTTGTCCAGGTAACGGCAGAAGAGAGTAAGCAGGTTTGAAGGCATGAGCAGCGGCTCCACTAGTGAGGACTCGGACAGCTGTCCCGCCACCTGGAAGATTGTGTCCGTCCTGAAAGACAAAGGGGTTACTGAGGTCTTTAGGGCTTGTGATTTTGTTGAGTTGATTTAAAATCAACTTCTCCGTAAAACTGAGTTCCTCCAATAATAATCAAGCAAAAACATCCATTAGAATTTTGTATCAACTAAATACATCATTAAGAAAGGTAATACactttaaatacttgttttgaCCAAGCAGTCTTATCAACCGAGAGGGGTCAATCCTAAAGGTCAAGATCGTATGAGGATGTTGAAATGATTCATCACAGGATATAAGCTTTTAAATCCCAACCATGTCTCAAAGTCGCCGATGCTGGGCTCTAGAGGAACACCTGAGGACAGCAGCTTCTCTCCCTGGGACAGCAGAGCGTACAGCAAGGACAGTCCAAACTGAAAGGACAAAAAGGATAAAAGGTCACAAAAGTTTGATGCAAAAAAGGcataaaatgaaagcaaaagcaCAGACCTTGTTCTGACATGCCAGCGCCAGAGACTCGTATGTCGTCAGATCTTTGAGGACGCCGATCAGCTGACTGAAGGCCAGGCCCCCAATCACGTTGCGAAGAGGAGGGTAGAGCACTGGAAGGgcctaaaaaaagaaatgattaatTCCAGGAATCAAATTTTACccaaaatatgcatttatttaattgatattGCTTTAAGGTTTTGAGAATGGAAGACTATTCTTGACCTTTTGAACTATGCCAAAGCAAATGATCAAAGGTTtacgtttttttaaacaacGTGAAGTCGATCTAACTCTCCTACCGCTTCTGGATCTCTGCTCATCAGTGCAGGTAGGTTAGAGGTCACGATGCTCAAGATTTTCAGAGCAGTATCATGTTTCAGGAACGGGAGCAGACGGGCGAGTAGCCTTTTGCCTTTTGAGACCAGCAAGAAAGGAAGAAACTCCACTCCTGAATCTCTGAGATTGAGAAAATACAATGCTCAAATTTAACATCCATCAAAATGATACCACTCCAAAAAGGTAAAAGTTAGAACAATCAGTTAAATAATATCACTTAAACCAAAATGCATCCCTTCTTAGCTATGTACCCCTGGTGGTGGGGTGTGTATAACTCACAGGGTGCTGTGATGTTGCAGCTGGGAGTAGATGTGCTCCACTTTGCCCTGTGACTTCTCCATAACACTCCTTTCTTCGGCTTCAGACATGAGGGGGGTTTTcatcctctctgcctcctccacctccaacaGAACCATGAACAACTGCAGGGCAGAACAGGTGTGAGCAGCTGTTTGAGAAGGTGAATAAAATACACCTTGTTGCATCAAAACAATCAGCGGGTACCTTTTCTATTTTACTGAGGACCTCTAACCGCTGTTGCTTGATGTCTTTCTGTTCCTGTAATGTGGAAATACATCTCAGTATTAGGAATAGCAGAATAACCTATTTCTAATAAACTGGAAGTTATCTCATAAACGGTCACCTCGAGCGGGCCCAGAGTATGGACTGCATTGACTGCGCTAATGGCACGGCGAGGAGAGTAACAAGTCGATACTGCTACTTGACCCAAAGAGCCTTCAATGTGCACCACTGCAAGAGCAAAATACTTTTACCAGTGGAGGAAAAACCTGATCAGCACTACGAGTAGGGAGTGGAAACAGGACGCAGGCTGgtaaaacaaatgcaatgtgGTTTAATAGAATGAATAGATAACGAAAGAGAAAAACCTGGTGCGTAAACATCAGTTTTCATAATATACGGTGTGGTGAGCTTTGGCGGCTCCCTCTTGCTCCTGATGCCCAGCTCTTCCTCGGCCATCTTAGCTTCGATTCGCCGATAGTACTCCTATGGCAAAGTTCAAAGATACTAGTTAGGAAATAATTGAAGTCTTTGGTCATGTACTCTTGAGTTGGCTTTTCTgaaaagactttaaaaaaaaaagaaagaaattctACAAGGAAAACTGAAGACACAGGAGCTAACATTTCCTACCTGGTAGTAGTAGTCCTCATGGTATGGATTCTCACTCTGCAGCTGGATCATCTGCAGCCTGGTGATCCACTCCTTCTCTTTGGCCGTCATGAGATTACAGTAAGGATCCCAGTCCTCTGTTTTTCTACAGAGGGGTCGTATTGTTCTATAAAAAggcctttttcttttgtgtcaCATACTGAATGTGAAATTGATCTGAATCTTTCGATACTAACCTTTGGAAAATGCGTTGTTTTTGACTGAGAAGTCGTTTATGTTGTGGGTGGAGCTGGGTGACGGGACCGGGGTATCTGAGGGTCAACATTTAACAACGTCAAATTAAAAAGCAGTGTGGGTTAGTTCAACACTATCTGATAGTGGCACTGGTTCAAGCAGGTATTCAACAAGAAGCCCATTTATCTTGAACTGCAAAATGAATAGTTTATTGATCCCAGTTCAAGTTTTATGACACAGGAAATGCACATCATCACCTTCTTTGTTGCTGGTTTTACAGCCTTCATCAATATATCATGTCCTTTGATGCCAAAGTACTTTAGGTTCAGATTTATTATCATCTTTGCTGATTTATCCTTTACATGAAGGATATGTTTTGAGGATTTACGGCTGTATCCCTTAGATCAACTCTTATAACTGTATCATGTAAATACACAGCAATGCCAGGGATTGTATCAAATATAAGAATGTCAGGCCAATGAGGAGATTTATATACTTATGAGGAATTAAAAAAGATTGCCAAGTCATGAATATGTTTGGTACTTTTAACATCACTGACAAATATTTCCAGCCTCAAATCAATCATGAGATCACGACACACCTGAAATGCTGCACCGGATTAGACGAGGGGCTGTAAAAGGCCGACGGCCTTGGAGAGATGACACCAAAGCGAAGTTGCATCATCTTTGAAGGCAGAGACCGAGGGGTGGAGGGGCAGTGCATGAAACCTCCCGTCTGATacagcacaaaataaaatcatgagACCGGACAGATACTATAACCACATTTACTCAACtctttgtaaatacatttgctATTGGcttttacacattaaaaatacGGGACAGTATGTAGTATTTGGCTTGCAACCGAGTGAATACCCCTCTACTCAAGCCTCCCTTCCAAAACATTGAACTTCAGGATCTTCAACATTGTTTtgaggtaaaataaaataaacatgaaaggCCATCTTTAGAGCCAGTGTTTGGTTTGTCCTATCTGGAGTACTGTAGAAACCTAGGGGGTTCAATGGTGCAACATAGGAGACCCAGATGAAGATGACCCATTGCCTAAGGATAAAGTGCTCATCATAGATCCTCCTAAATACTACACACTGGCCCTTTAACGCATCAAAATATGGACAATTTATTATTGAACAatttagtccagcagtggctcagtcaataggggcttggactgggaatcgtagggtcgccggttcaagtccccgaacagacttgaaatatggaaagtggactgctacttggagaggtcccagttcacctcctaggccctgctgtggtgcccttgagcaaggcaccggagacctccaatcccccctccccattgctccccgggcgctgcacaatagctgcccactgctcctagtactaggattggttaaatgcagaggaccaatttcactgtgtgtgcatgtatgtgacaaataaagagggtttcatcctccgattctatctatctacaaTTTATTATTGAACAAACCTGGTTGTAATGTTGCCGTGGGGTTAACGGCTGACGTGAGAAGATAGGTGATCCTACTACCATGGACGCATGCatctgcaagaaaaaaaaagatggactGAAGGAACACCTGACATGTTTTGTGTTATGTAAACAGCATTGAATTTATTGTAGAAGAAGATGGATACAAGGTGTTATTATTTAGCGAAAACTGTGTTAGCTTAGCAATGAGACCGTCAAAATCTACCTACCAACCCATCTAAAGCTCACTTTTGAAGAGGTTATACATACAGGGTTTAATCTGTTGATAATAGATAATCTCACTACTAATTGTCAGGTAAACTCCTGTGTCCCTTTTACACACTTCTTTTTGTATAGCTTTACCAGGGATATGATGAGTGTTAATTGATGAGCTTTATAGCTTTAGAGTGTTATTGGTCTTCCCATAAAAGAATGAAATGTGGAAATACTCTGCTAAATTTGAATCCTTCACCTGAGAGGGGCCCCTTTGGTCAAACGTTGTCCTGGGGTAGGATCCTCCAAGTTCCCCGGTCCTGCCCGTGTAGTAAGAGGCGGGACACGGCACATCCCGGAAGTTGGAGGTCAGGTGCTGCCCTCTGCCTCTGTGACCATCAATCACACACATGATAGCACTGTCCTAAGAAACAGaaggaaataagaaaaacatttgtttaggGAACTCACTGCCGCAGAGATAATGTTCTTGAGTGATCCTGACCTGAAGTATTGAGCCTGACATTCTTCTAGACTTTCTGGAAGAGGGTGACATaaactaaaaggaaaaacatcaaGCAACGAAACATTAGCGGTACGAACAAAGCAAATCTAAGCCAAACGATTTGCCCTTTTTCTTAATGTTGCCggtgttttcttttggtttgcCTGAGTGTACTTCCCTCACATTTCCTgtgttgagttttatttatgtttgtttttagtattGAACAGaaacaagttaaaataaagcaaaaaaaaggtattatttatttacacttacATCATCCTCAAATGTCTTCTGGGACAAAGTATTCCCGAGGTCCAATATGGCACTGTCGAGTGTCTTAAAaagtacagaaaaacaaaagctgagGTATGCTTTCAAATCTCATATTTCATATAATCAATATTTGTGAGAATTACCTTGATGCTGGGTCTCCCCTCCACTGTCCTCATCACAGCGGGGTCTTCAAACATCTGCCCCCTGCCCAGCCCTCCTCTCAGACCCCTGCCTCTGCCGCGCTGCACTGGAGGAGCCCGGAGGAAATACTGTGGCCTCTGTTTGGGAGGGGAGTGGGGGCTGCTGCGGGATGAGGGTttgggctctggtggaggtgtggGTGGTGGAGGAAGAGGGTCTTCAA carries:
- the patl2 gene encoding protein PAT1 homolog 2 isoform X2 translates to MSDSEKQQEAEKESLPQWPENGGEWSDGEEVTNMDCGLLQAMAEEDDEINVHNEETFGMDHDATDDPSVVVLQFEDPLPPPPTPPPEPKPSSRSSPHSPPKQRPQYFLRAPPVQRGRGRGLRGGLGRGQMFEDPAVMRTVEGRPSIKTLDSAILDLGNTLSQKTFEDDDSAIMCVIDGHRGRGQHLTSNFRDVPCPASYYTGRTGELGGSYPRTTFDQRGPSQMHASMVVGSPIFSRQPLTPRQHYNQTGGFMHCPSTPRSLPSKMMQLRFGVISPRPSAFYSPSSNPVQHFRYPGPVTQLHPQHKRLLSQKQRIFQRKTEDWDPYCNLMTAKEKEWITRLQMIQLQSENPYHEDYYYQEYYRRIEAKMAEEELGIRSKREPPKLTTPYIMKTDVYAPVVHIEGSLGQVAVSTCYSPRRAISAVNAVHTLGPLEEQKDIKQQRLEVLSKIEKLFMVLLEVEEAERMKTPLMSEAEERSVMEKSQGKVEHIYSQLQHHSTLDSGVEFLPFLLVSKGKRLLARLLPFLKHDTALKILSIVTSNLPALMSRDPEAALPVLYPPLRNVIGGLAFSQLIGVLKDLTTYESLALACQNKFGLSLLYALLSQGEKLLSSGVPLEPSIGDFETWTDTIFQVAGQLSESSLVEPLLMPSNLLTLFCRYLDKRTVHQLKSNMESATGYLALAS
- the patl2 gene encoding protein PAT1 homolog 2 isoform X3, whose translation is MDCGLLQAMAEEDDEINVHNEETFGMDHDATDDPSVVVLQFEDPLPPPPTPPPEPKPSSRSSPHSPPKQRPQYFLRAPPVQRGRGRGLRGGLGRGQMFEDPAVMRTVEGRPSIKTLDSAILDLGNTLSQKTFEDDFMSPSSRKSRRMSGSILQDSAIMCVIDGHRGRGQHLTSNFRDVPCPASYYTGRTGELGGSYPRTTFDQRGPSQMHASMVVGSPIFSRQPLTPRQHYNQTGGFMHCPSTPRSLPSKMMQLRFGVISPRPSAFYSPSSNPVQHFRYPGPVTQLHPQHKRLLSQKQRIFQRKTEDWDPYCNLMTAKEKEWITRLQMIQLQSENPYHEDYYYQEYYRRIEAKMAEEELGIRSKREPPKLTTPYIMKTDVYAPVVHIEGSLGQVAVSTCYSPRRAISAVNAVHTLGPLEEQKDIKQQRLEVLSKIEKLFMVLLEVEEAERMKTPLMSEAEERSVMEKSQGKVEHIYSQLQHHSTLDSGVEFLPFLLVSKGKRLLARLLPFLKHDTALKILSIVTSNLPALMSRDPEAALPVLYPPLRNVIGGLAFSQLIGVLKDLTTYESLALACQNKFGLSLLYALLSQGEKLLSSGVPLEPSIGDFETWTDTIFQVAGQLSESSLVEPLLMPSNLLTLFCRYLDKRTVHQLKSNMESATGYLALAS
- the patl2 gene encoding protein PAT1 homolog 2 isoform X1 yields the protein MSDSEKQQEAEKESLPQWPENGGEWSDGEEVTNMDCGLLQAMAEEDDEINVHNEETFGMDHDATDDPSVVVLQFEDPLPPPPTPPPEPKPSSRSSPHSPPKQRPQYFLRAPPVQRGRGRGLRGGLGRGQMFEDPAVMRTVEGRPSIKTLDSAILDLGNTLSQKTFEDDFMSPSSRKSRRMSGSILQDSAIMCVIDGHRGRGQHLTSNFRDVPCPASYYTGRTGELGGSYPRTTFDQRGPSQMHASMVVGSPIFSRQPLTPRQHYNQTGGFMHCPSTPRSLPSKMMQLRFGVISPRPSAFYSPSSNPVQHFRYPGPVTQLHPQHKRLLSQKQRIFQRKTEDWDPYCNLMTAKEKEWITRLQMIQLQSENPYHEDYYYQEYYRRIEAKMAEEELGIRSKREPPKLTTPYIMKTDVYAPVVHIEGSLGQVAVSTCYSPRRAISAVNAVHTLGPLEEQKDIKQQRLEVLSKIEKLFMVLLEVEEAERMKTPLMSEAEERSVMEKSQGKVEHIYSQLQHHSTLDSGVEFLPFLLVSKGKRLLARLLPFLKHDTALKILSIVTSNLPALMSRDPEAALPVLYPPLRNVIGGLAFSQLIGVLKDLTTYESLALACQNKFGLSLLYALLSQGEKLLSSGVPLEPSIGDFETWTDTIFQVAGQLSESSLVEPLLMPSNLLTLFCRYLDKRTVHQLKSNMESATGYLALAS